One stretch of Cohnella algarum DNA includes these proteins:
- a CDS encoding histidine phosphatase family protein — MTRLYLIRHGETEWNRANNRFCGRSDVELSEEGKRQGEALACWLETKNLDALYASPLKRAVDTAAFVARKTGLEIRRESGFSEIDFGMWEGLVQSQIEHNYPEDWRKWFVRPDDARAGGTGETASQVVRRYGACVRELCVRHPHANVAVVSHSTAIRIFLASVLNMPLRAYRTLVLHNTGVCAVEASAEGTCKLLLFNGKPEPVGTI, encoded by the coding sequence TTGACGAGGCTGTATTTGATTCGGCACGGTGAAACGGAATGGAACCGGGCCAACAACCGCTTCTGCGGCCGTTCGGACGTGGAATTGTCCGAGGAAGGGAAGCGGCAAGGAGAAGCGCTCGCTTGCTGGCTGGAGACGAAAAATTTGGATGCTTTGTACGCCTCCCCTTTGAAAAGAGCCGTCGACACCGCGGCTTTCGTCGCTCGAAAAACGGGACTGGAAATCAGGCGGGAGTCGGGATTTTCCGAGATCGATTTCGGCATGTGGGAAGGATTAGTCCAATCGCAAATCGAACATAATTATCCGGAGGATTGGCGAAAATGGTTTGTCCGCCCGGACGATGCGCGGGCGGGCGGAACGGGCGAAACGGCTTCGCAAGTCGTTCGGCGCTACGGAGCGTGCGTTCGCGAGCTGTGCGTCAGGCATCCGCATGCGAACGTGGCCGTCGTGAGCCACAGCACGGCCATTCGGATTTTTTTGGCCTCCGTTCTGAACATGCCGCTGCGTGCCTATCGGACGCTGGTTTTGCACAATACGGGCGTCTGCGCGGTCGAGGCTTCCGCGGAAGGAACCTGCAAGCTTTTGTTGTTTAACGGCAAGCCGGAGCCGGTTGGAACGATCTAA
- a CDS encoding carbohydrate ABC transporter permease, which produces MVQNRSLSAIIFHVFNYAFLGVMALLCVLPLVHVLAVSFSSSTEAEAGLVSLWPIDFTADSYRYVLNKPEFFKSLGVTLQKVSLGTALNLLLVILLAYPLSRETKEFPMRTFYAWAIVFTMLFNGGLVPTYMVVRETQIMDTIWALVLPGAIPVFHVVMLLNFFRGIPKELVEAAHMDGAGHWTVLRKIMLPLSIPALATLLLFNIVGHWNSWFDGLIYMNSPENYPLQTYLRTIIIELDFTALGAMDAIHQLENVSERTTRAAQIFLGALPVMLVYPFLQNYFMKGIVLGSVKG; this is translated from the coding sequence ATGGTGCAAAACCGGTCGTTGTCCGCAATTATTTTTCATGTGTTCAACTATGCGTTCCTCGGGGTTATGGCCTTGCTGTGCGTTCTCCCGCTCGTTCATGTATTAGCCGTGTCGTTCAGTTCAAGTACGGAAGCCGAGGCCGGGCTGGTCTCCCTGTGGCCGATCGATTTTACGGCGGATTCGTATCGCTACGTGCTGAATAAACCCGAATTTTTCAAATCGTTGGGCGTGACGCTGCAAAAGGTGTCTCTCGGAACCGCGCTGAACCTTCTGCTCGTGATCCTGCTTGCTTACCCGCTGTCCAGGGAGACGAAGGAATTCCCGATGCGCACGTTCTATGCGTGGGCGATCGTCTTCACGATGCTGTTCAACGGCGGCCTCGTTCCGACCTATATGGTCGTCCGGGAAACGCAAATCATGGACACGATCTGGGCGCTCGTGCTGCCGGGCGCGATTCCGGTCTTCCACGTAGTCATGCTGCTTAATTTTTTTCGCGGCATTCCGAAGGAACTGGTCGAAGCGGCCCATATGGACGGGGCCGGCCATTGGACCGTTCTGCGGAAAATCATGCTCCCGCTGTCGATTCCGGCCTTGGCCACTCTGCTGCTGTTCAACATCGTCGGCCATTGGAATTCCTGGTTCGACGGCCTGATCTATATGAATTCGCCGGAAAACTACCCGCTGCAAACGTATTTGCGAACCATCATCATCGAACTGGATTTCACGGCGCTCGGCGCGATGGATGCGATTCATCAGCTGGAAAACGTCTCGGAGCGAACGACCCGGGCCGCGCAAATTTTTCTCGGAGCGCTGCCGGTCATGCTCGTTTATCCGTTTCTCCAGAACTATTTTATGAAGGGCATCGTGCTCGGCAGCGTTAAAGGATAA
- a CDS encoding glycerophosphodiester phosphodiesterase: MTTQARPTGICWQAHRGGGAHEAPDNTMAANRYAWKLGGIPEADIRTTKDGVIVCLHDETASRTTTAPAESKDKPISALTFEETRAWDAGIKFDAKFRGEKIPALEEAFSEMRGHPERMMYLDLKDANLVHLGRLIDRYGVNGQLIFTHHRQENCRETNRRRRAKHVVDRRKRGANPTEI, from the coding sequence ATGACGACACAAGCACGGCCGACCGGCATCTGCTGGCAGGCTCACCGGGGCGGCGGAGCGCACGAAGCCCCGGACAATACGATGGCGGCAAATCGCTATGCATGGAAGCTGGGCGGCATCCCGGAGGCGGACATCCGCACGACCAAGGACGGAGTGATCGTCTGCCTGCATGACGAAACGGCGTCCAGAACGACGACCGCGCCTGCAGAATCGAAGGATAAGCCGATTTCGGCGTTGACCTTTGAAGAAACCCGCGCCTGGGATGCGGGAATCAAGTTTGACGCGAAATTCCGGGGAGAGAAGATTCCGGCGCTTGAAGAAGCCTTTTCGGAGATGCGGGGTCATCCGGAGCGAATGATGTATTTGGACCTCAAGGATGCGAACCTTGTTCATTTAGGGCGGCTGATCGACCGATACGGGGTGAACGGGCAACTTATTTTCACCCATCACCGCCAGGAAAATTGCCGGGAAACGAATCGCCGACGGCGTGCGAAGCATGTTGTGGATCGGAGGAAACGGGGAGCAAATCCGACTGAAATTTGA
- a CDS encoding NAD(P)-dependent oxidoreductase — translation MKILVTAPFSEPDLKQLETFGDVVYRPWKANGREHTPEQLVDLLKASQANALIVEHDPVNARVLDEVKLEFIGVCRGTPSNVDVAAAAERGISVYTTPARNAQAVAEYVIGELIAMLRKFRQSKSWLLERNWTTSSQESYLQFRGSELCGKTVGLVGFGGVGQKIAGILKHFSCRIQYYDPFLQASPDPDYSAVELEKLFETSDIVSIHLPVTSDTIGMIDRRLFGLMKPDALFVNSARAAVVDRDALYEALKERKIGGAVVDVFYSEPPDERDYELIELPNVSATPHIAGNTLEVDKYHAQILLKALHQRKLQPEAVKGE, via the coding sequence ATGAAAATTTTAGTGACGGCGCCGTTCTCGGAACCGGACTTGAAACAACTCGAAACGTTCGGAGACGTCGTATACCGGCCGTGGAAGGCGAACGGCCGCGAACATACGCCCGAACAGCTGGTCGACCTGCTGAAGGCGTCGCAGGCGAACGCGTTGATCGTCGAGCATGATCCGGTCAACGCCCGAGTGCTGGACGAAGTGAAGCTTGAATTTATAGGGGTATGCCGCGGCACCCCGTCCAATGTGGACGTTGCCGCCGCCGCCGAACGGGGAATTTCGGTCTACACCACGCCGGCCCGCAATGCCCAGGCGGTTGCCGAATACGTCATCGGGGAGCTAATTGCCATGCTGCGTAAATTCCGGCAAAGCAAATCCTGGCTTCTGGAACGGAACTGGACAACCTCCAGCCAAGAATCCTACCTGCAATTCCGAGGCTCGGAGCTGTGCGGAAAAACGGTCGGGCTCGTCGGCTTCGGCGGCGTCGGGCAAAAAATAGCCGGAATCCTGAAGCATTTTTCCTGCCGCATCCAATATTACGATCCGTTCTTGCAGGCATCGCCCGATCCGGATTATTCGGCGGTCGAACTCGAGAAGCTGTTCGAGACGAGCGATATCGTCTCGATTCATCTGCCTGTGACAAGCGATACGATCGGCATGATCGACCGCCGGCTTTTCGGCCTGATGAAGCCGGACGCGCTGTTCGTCAACAGCGCGCGGGCGGCCGTCGTCGATAGAGACGCGCTGTATGAGGCGCTGAAGGAGCGGAAGATCGGCGGCGCCGTCGTCGACGTTTTTTATTCCGAGCCGCCCGACGAAAGAGATTACGAGCTCATCGAACTGCCGAACGTATCGGCGACGCCCCATATTGCGGGAAATACGTTGGAGGTCGACAAATACCACGCGCAAATCTTGCTGAAAGCCTTGCATCAACGGAAATTGCAGCCCGAAGCGGTTAAAGGAGAATAG
- a CDS encoding FGGY-family carbohydrate kinase — translation MRTKLAFVGIDIGTQGVRAAALLENGELCSGQSYPFAKQDAELMRREQNPELWWQAAVLCLRKVAADIRKRSDPVRIHGITVSSTSGTVIPLGKGFAPLHPALMYGDTRSAEAAEWCSRIAGQSGEAGARFTSSYGLPKIVWFQRTNPHLAEKVQLWAHAADFIVGRLSGAWGVTDHTNGFKTGYLLEQEKWPDYISRGLGIPEHALPKVAPTGTIVGRVSLQASELTGLPVSAHVTTGVTDSCASQISSGAIKPGDWNTTIGTTLVLKGVTKSPVADRQHRIYNHKHPEGYWMPGGASNTGADWVALDYSDEELDRFNRAAAGLIPTPWAAYPLKQTGERFPFVAPGARGFEPAGLTPSQTFAARMEGTAYIERLSYSLIERLSGERASRIYTAGGASNSATWLRIRSHVAGVPIVKMKHASGAAGAAILAASKTYFANLTEAGERMLVPEARYEPESASLRERYEQLYAAFVEQLEARGYMKDWEEGKN, via the coding sequence TTGCGGACGAAGCTTGCTTTTGTGGGAATCGATATCGGCACGCAAGGGGTAAGGGCGGCGGCGCTTCTGGAAAACGGCGAATTGTGTTCCGGCCAATCGTATCCGTTCGCCAAGCAAGACGCCGAGCTGATGCGGCGGGAACAGAATCCCGAACTATGGTGGCAGGCGGCGGTCCTGTGCTTGAGAAAGGTCGCGGCGGACATTCGGAAGCGAAGCGATCCGGTTCGGATTCACGGCATAACCGTTTCTTCCACTTCCGGAACGGTCATCCCGCTCGGCAAAGGATTTGCGCCGCTTCATCCCGCCTTGATGTACGGCGATACCCGGTCCGCCGAAGCGGCCGAATGGTGCAGCCGGATTGCCGGGCAGTCGGGCGAAGCCGGCGCGAGGTTTACCAGTTCTTACGGTTTGCCGAAAATCGTATGGTTTCAGCGGACGAATCCCCATCTTGCGGAGAAAGTGCAGCTGTGGGCGCACGCGGCGGATTTCATCGTCGGACGCCTCAGCGGAGCCTGGGGCGTTACGGATCATACGAACGGTTTCAAAACAGGATATTTGCTGGAACAGGAAAAATGGCCGGACTACATCAGTCGCGGGTTGGGCATTCCGGAGCATGCGCTGCCGAAGGTGGCACCGACCGGCACGATCGTAGGCCGCGTTTCGCTCCAGGCATCCGAATTGACCGGGCTGCCGGTTTCGGCTCATGTGACGACAGGGGTAACCGACAGCTGCGCGTCGCAAATTTCTTCGGGGGCGATCAAGCCGGGGGATTGGAATACGACCATCGGCACGACGTTGGTCTTAAAAGGGGTCACGAAGTCTCCGGTGGCGGACCGGCAGCACCGGATTTACAATCACAAGCATCCCGAAGGCTACTGGATGCCCGGCGGGGCGAGCAATACGGGGGCGGATTGGGTCGCCTTGGACTACTCGGACGAAGAGCTGGATCGGTTCAATCGGGCTGCGGCGGGGCTAATCCCGACGCCGTGGGCGGCGTATCCGCTCAAGCAGACCGGGGAGCGCTTCCCGTTCGTCGCCCCCGGCGCCAGAGGCTTCGAGCCCGCAGGACTGACGCCTTCGCAAACATTTGCGGCGAGAATGGAAGGCACGGCGTATATCGAGAGGCTGTCCTACTCGCTGATCGAGCGGTTATCGGGCGAAAGGGCAAGCCGGATTTACACGGCCGGCGGAGCGAGCAACAGCGCAACATGGCTTCGGATTCGCAGCCATGTTGCGGGCGTTCCGATCGTCAAAATGAAGCATGCGTCCGGGGCGGCGGGGGCGGCCATCCTGGCCGCTTCCAAAACGTATTTCGCGAACTTGACGGAGGCCGGGGAGCGCATGCTTGTCCCGGAAGCGCGTTACGAGCCCGAATCGGCTTCGCTGCGAGAACGTTACGAGCAGCTGTACGCGGCGTTTGTCGAACAACTCGAAGCCAGAGGTTATATGAAAGATTGGGAGGAGGGAAAGAATTGA
- a CDS encoding family 78 glycoside hydrolase catalytic domain, translating into MQGRIDDWAAKWIWSAGEESPRNEWRCFRKEFEVPAGGWDEARLFVTADSRYVLHVNGEQVGRGPVRCWPFEQSYDAYDVGHLLRKGRKNTVALLVMHFGISNYYYIRGRGGLLAQLNLLEAGACVAVPFATDESWKTARHRGQDPRAPRMSFQQAFSERIDARLWDDRWTVSEYADSDWERAAIVGQAGCAPWERLVPRDIPFLTETEQYPSRIEALNEVRPIAWTSIIDARAQMAAESRDNANAYGYAGYLAAIVQTEEAAQATFGLTYRSPNVQSLILNGVRHPYERFASGRLTAELEAGDNLLMIELAGHDHGRGVFLGIDCDKPFELSSPASAGDGFSPFVSVGPFHLYEYIDHRYDEASQAKHAAAMRCAKREREAAANDEERELYDRYDRIGRARTSDELNGLGEALRPVPTGLVGSESIISLASWPKRSTARSVPAALQQALASGVGSAEIPVYGGNDTEVIVDFGREVTGYLSFELDAGEGTVIDLYGFEYMRDGWIQHMHYLENSLRYVCRDGRQKYVSPVRRGFRYIALTVRQATRPVRVYDFHLKLSHYPVSEIGRFQSSDALLNEIWNISRHTTKLCMEDTFVDCPSFEQTFWVGDSRNEALIAYYLFGSEDLIKRCMNLVPGSGVQTPLFADQVPSGMNSVIPNWTFFWAIGCLEFYERTNDREFVRNVWPHVRHTLTHYSELLDEKGLLNMQGWNFLDWAPIDQPRDGIVSHQNMFLVKALLAASELASLAEAGDEARIFRERAGALKEAINRHLWSERHNAYCDCIHRDGRVSDIYSMQTQVVALLCGIASGERRSKLASYMVEPPERFVPIGSPFMSFFYYEALAAIGEVEHLVSDIRKHYGLMVEYGATACWEMYPKAGKDGSIDPKNLTRSHCHAWSAAPGYFLGAYVLGVRSAAPGWKKVVVEPRPSGLTWARGSVPLPDEGRIDVSWRLEGERTLKLRIWAPAGIEIEARLPDGYEGSIETIPMG; encoded by the coding sequence ATGCAAGGGAGAATAGACGATTGGGCGGCCAAATGGATCTGGAGCGCCGGGGAAGAAAGTCCGCGAAACGAATGGCGGTGCTTCCGCAAGGAATTCGAGGTGCCCGCCGGCGGGTGGGACGAGGCGCGTTTGTTCGTTACGGCGGATTCCCGGTACGTGCTGCACGTCAACGGGGAGCAGGTCGGCCGGGGGCCGGTTCGCTGCTGGCCGTTCGAGCAATCGTACGACGCCTACGACGTTGGGCATTTGCTTCGAAAGGGACGGAAAAATACGGTTGCGCTGCTCGTCATGCATTTCGGCATATCAAACTACTATTATATTCGCGGACGGGGAGGACTGCTGGCGCAGCTGAATTTGCTGGAAGCCGGCGCGTGCGTCGCCGTTCCGTTCGCCACGGACGAAAGCTGGAAGACGGCGCGGCATAGGGGGCAGGATCCGAGAGCTCCGCGGATGTCGTTTCAGCAAGCGTTCTCGGAGCGGATCGACGCAAGGCTGTGGGACGACCGGTGGACGGTATCCGAATATGCAGATTCGGATTGGGAGCGAGCGGCTATCGTCGGCCAGGCGGGATGCGCGCCCTGGGAGCGGCTTGTTCCGCGCGACATTCCGTTTTTGACGGAGACGGAACAATATCCGTCCAGGATCGAGGCGCTGAACGAAGTTCGGCCGATCGCCTGGACGAGTATCATCGATGCCCGCGCCCAAATGGCAGCAGAAAGCCGGGATAACGCCAACGCCTACGGATACGCGGGATACTTGGCTGCCATTGTGCAAACGGAGGAAGCGGCGCAAGCGACGTTCGGACTGACGTATCGTTCGCCGAACGTGCAAAGCCTCATTCTGAACGGAGTACGGCACCCGTATGAGCGCTTTGCATCCGGCCGGCTAACGGCGGAGCTGGAGGCGGGCGATAATTTGCTGATGATCGAGCTGGCCGGACACGATCACGGCAGGGGAGTCTTCCTCGGCATCGACTGCGACAAGCCGTTTGAGCTGTCGAGCCCGGCGTCGGCCGGCGATGGGTTCTCGCCGTTCGTTTCGGTCGGTCCGTTTCATTTGTACGAGTACATCGACCACCGCTACGACGAAGCTTCGCAGGCGAAGCACGCGGCTGCGATGCGTTGTGCCAAACGCGAACGGGAAGCCGCGGCTAACGACGAGGAACGGGAACTGTACGACCGATACGATCGAATCGGGCGCGCTCGAACGAGCGATGAATTAAACGGCCTGGGCGAGGCGCTTCGGCCGGTTCCGACCGGGCTGGTCGGCTCCGAATCCATCATCTCGCTCGCCTCGTGGCCCAAGCGGTCGACTGCCCGCTCCGTGCCGGCAGCGCTTCAGCAGGCGCTCGCGTCCGGCGTCGGTTCGGCAGAAATTCCCGTATACGGCGGAAACGACACGGAGGTCATCGTCGATTTCGGCCGCGAAGTTACGGGCTACCTGTCCTTTGAACTCGATGCGGGGGAAGGAACCGTCATCGATCTGTACGGCTTCGAATATATGCGGGACGGCTGGATTCAGCATATGCACTACCTGGAAAACTCGCTGCGCTACGTTTGCCGGGACGGACGCCAGAAATACGTCTCGCCGGTGCGCAGAGGCTTCCGCTACATCGCGCTTACCGTTCGGCAGGCGACCCGTCCCGTTCGCGTCTACGATTTCCATCTGAAATTAAGCCACTATCCGGTCTCCGAGATCGGCCGGTTCCAAAGCTCCGACGCCCTACTTAACGAAATCTGGAACATCAGCCGGCATACGACCAAGCTGTGTATGGAAGATACGTTCGTCGATTGCCCGTCGTTCGAGCAAACGTTCTGGGTGGGCGACAGCCGGAACGAGGCTCTGATCGCCTACTACCTGTTCGGAAGCGAGGATTTAATCAAGCGCTGCATGAACCTCGTGCCCGGTTCCGGCGTTCAGACGCCGCTTTTTGCCGATCAAGTGCCCAGCGGGATGAACAGCGTCATTCCGAACTGGACGTTCTTCTGGGCGATCGGGTGCCTGGAGTTTTACGAGCGCACGAACGACCGCGAATTCGTCCGGAACGTCTGGCCTCATGTCCGCCATACGCTGACGCATTATTCGGAGCTGTTGGACGAAAAAGGCTTGCTGAACATGCAGGGATGGAACTTCCTGGACTGGGCGCCGATCGACCAGCCGCGGGACGGGATCGTGTCGCATCAAAATATGTTTCTGGTCAAAGCGCTGCTGGCGGCATCCGAGCTTGCGTCGCTCGCGGAAGCCGGGGACGAAGCCCGGATCTTCCGCGAGCGGGCGGGAGCGCTGAAGGAGGCGATCAACCGCCATCTTTGGTCCGAACGGCACAACGCTTATTGCGACTGCATACACCGGGACGGCCGGGTATCGGATATTTACAGCATGCAGACGCAGGTTGTCGCGCTCCTCTGCGGCATTGCGTCGGGAGAGCGGCGATCGAAGCTTGCCTCCTATATGGTCGAGCCTCCCGAACGGTTCGTTCCGATCGGAAGCCCGTTTATGTCATTCTTTTATTACGAAGCGCTGGCGGCGATCGGGGAGGTTGAGCATCTCGTTTCGGACATTCGGAAGCATTACGGGCTCATGGTCGAATACGGGGCGACGGCCTGCTGGGAAATGTATCCGAAAGCCGGGAAAGACGGAAGCATCGATCCGAAAAACCTGACGCGCAGCCACTGCCACGCCTGGTCTGCCGCTCCCGGGTATTTTTTGGGAGCCTATGTGCTCGGAGTCAGAAGCGCCGCTCCCGGATGGAAAAAGGTCGTCGTGGAACCGCGCCCGTCCGGTTTGACCTGGGCTCGCGGCAGCGTTCCGCTGCCTGACGAGGGGCGTATCGACGTCTCGTGGCGGCTCGAGGGCGAGCGTACGTTAAAGCTGCGCATTTGGGCGCCGGCGGGTATTGAGATCGAAGCGCGTTTGCCAGACGGATACGAGGGGAGTATCGAAACAATTCCGATGGGGTGA
- a CDS encoding GbsR/MarR family transcriptional regulator, with protein sequence MKEPATRREELRFKVIDAIAQTMDLYGANYSFGQLYGIMFFEDRPMTLEEMQERMNMSKSNMSYAVRSLLGSQMVVKLKEKDERKDLYRAETDFFQTFRNFFAAKLQREIDIMREAVEASVPELSEAILDLGTPEEERKLCLEDLHKLRHAAQYYDWLQSFVDNLKAGVFFENGEPGRPGEPSESEKL encoded by the coding sequence ATGAAAGAGCCCGCTACGCGCCGCGAGGAGCTCAGATTCAAAGTCATCGACGCCATCGCGCAAACGATGGACTTGTACGGCGCAAACTACTCGTTCGGCCAGTTGTACGGAATTATGTTTTTCGAGGATCGGCCGATGACGCTGGAAGAAATGCAGGAACGGATGAACATGAGCAAAAGCAACATGAGCTATGCGGTCCGTTCGCTGCTCGGCTCCCAAATGGTCGTCAAACTGAAGGAGAAGGACGAGCGGAAGGATTTGTACCGGGCGGAAACGGATTTTTTTCAAACGTTCCGCAATTTTTTCGCGGCCAAGCTGCAGCGGGAAATCGACATCATGCGCGAGGCCGTCGAAGCTTCCGTCCCGGAGCTGTCGGAAGCGATTCTGGATCTCGGCACGCCGGAGGAGGAGCGCAAGCTGTGTCTCGAGGATTTGCACAAGCTGAGGCATGCCGCCCAGTATTACGACTGGCTGCAAAGCTTCGTCGACAACCTGAAGGCGGGCGTATTTTTCGAGAATGGAGAGCCGGGAAGGCCGGGAGAACCATCGGAATCGGAGAAGCTGTAA
- a CDS encoding carbohydrate ABC transporter permease has translation MQAWKRLGQAVRHLALAAAALLMAFPFYWMASSALKTNDEIWQFPPTLWPQDPLWSNFGDAWAAAPFARYMANSIFVASAIVAIQIVNSAMMAYALTHMKFRLKGTFTAIVLVGYMVPATAVYLPGYLVLSRLGLLDSYAGLILSNCVSVFSIFLIRQAFLQVSHEMVEAGQIDGASHFRILWTIVLPLTRASFAVLALITFIEQYNNYFWPMLITKNPDLQLVSAGLRSFFVEGGAYGLKWPLIMAASAFTIAPLLLLFLLTQKTIIRSVNLSAGASKG, from the coding sequence ATGCAAGCCTGGAAACGACTCGGACAAGCCGTCCGGCATCTGGCGCTGGCCGCGGCCGCGCTGCTTATGGCATTCCCGTTCTATTGGATGGCATCCAGCGCGCTGAAAACGAACGACGAGATTTGGCAATTTCCGCCTACGCTATGGCCGCAGGACCCGCTCTGGAGCAATTTCGGCGACGCCTGGGCCGCCGCGCCCTTCGCCCGCTACATGGCGAACAGCATCTTCGTCGCCTCCGCGATCGTCGCGATTCAAATCGTGAATTCCGCCATGATGGCCTACGCCCTGACCCATATGAAATTCCGTTTGAAGGGGACGTTTACGGCGATCGTGCTGGTCGGGTACATGGTTCCCGCCACCGCGGTCTATTTGCCGGGATATCTCGTCCTGAGCCGGCTGGGCCTGCTCGATTCGTACGCCGGGCTGATTTTGTCCAACTGCGTGAGCGTGTTCTCGATCTTTTTGATCCGGCAGGCTTTTCTTCAGGTGTCCCATGAAATGGTCGAAGCCGGACAAATCGACGGCGCATCCCACTTCCGCATTTTGTGGACGATCGTCCTTCCGCTGACCCGCGCGTCGTTCGCCGTGCTTGCCCTCATTACCTTTATCGAGCAATACAACAACTATTTCTGGCCGATGCTCATCACGAAAAATCCGGATTTGCAGCTCGTGTCGGCCGGCCTGCGCAGCTTTTTCGTGGAAGGGGGTGCTTACGGGCTCAAGTGGCCGCTCATTATGGCCGCCAGCGCGTTTACGATCGCGCCGTTGCTGCTTCTGTTCCTGCTGACGCAAAAAACGATCATCCGCAGCGTCAACCTGTCCGCGGGAGCCAGCAAGGGATAA
- a CDS encoding sugar-binding transcriptional regulator, with amino-acid sequence MQGTPRKGQLSKRSFLERVARMYYILGYNQQEISEQLNVGRSSVARFLQEARDQGVVQFRISSDFESWRCESLESELVGAAGLKDCVVLRSDERAGFSFEALASSYLNSVLPDRGSVGLGWGRTLYAVGTHMHSCDARPDLKLIQLSGGLGAKEELVPATSVVQQWSRALHGKALLLPAPAIVSAMESKVRFLDDPSVREIMEETKRVNAAIVGIGHIGSDATIISANLAADLHPELMSSGLAGDIAFHFFDRNGVFSAYERLSERVIGITPEDFLNIELRIGIAHGLQKVQAIRGALLGGLIGILITTEETAKHLLPAIRNA; translated from the coding sequence ATGCAAGGAACGCCTAGAAAAGGCCAGCTTTCCAAAAGAAGCTTTCTGGAACGGGTAGCCCGGATGTATTACATTTTGGGCTACAACCAGCAGGAAATATCCGAGCAGCTCAATGTGGGGCGATCGTCCGTCGCGCGTTTTTTACAGGAGGCGAGGGACCAAGGGGTCGTTCAATTCCGGATTTCTTCGGATTTCGAAAGCTGGCGCTGCGAGTCGCTGGAATCCGAACTTGTCGGAGCTGCGGGGCTGAAAGATTGCGTCGTCCTGCGTTCGGACGAGCGGGCGGGCTTTTCGTTCGAAGCGCTGGCAAGCTCCTATTTGAACTCCGTTCTGCCCGATCGCGGTTCGGTCGGACTCGGATGGGGGCGAACGCTGTATGCGGTCGGCACTCATATGCACAGCTGCGACGCCCGTCCTGACCTCAAGCTGATTCAGTTGTCGGGAGGATTGGGGGCCAAGGAGGAGCTGGTTCCGGCGACTTCCGTCGTCCAGCAGTGGTCTCGGGCGCTTCACGGCAAAGCGCTGCTCCTGCCGGCTCCGGCGATCGTCTCGGCGATGGAGAGCAAAGTCCGATTTCTGGACGACCCCAGCGTTCGGGAAATTATGGAGGAGACGAAGCGCGTAAACGCCGCGATCGTCGGCATCGGCCATATCGGATCTGACGCCACCATTATTTCCGCGAATTTGGCGGCGGACTTGCATCCCGAACTGATGTCCTCCGGCCTGGCCGGCGACATTGCGTTTCATTTTTTCGATCGGAACGGCGTTTTTTCGGCCTACGAACGCCTGAGCGAGCGCGTCATCGGAATTACGCCCGAAGATTTTCTGAACATCGAGCTCCGAATCGGCATCGCGCACGGGTTGCAGAAAGTTCAAGCGATTCGGGGAGCGCTGCTCGGGGGTCTGATCGGCATTTTGATCACGACGGAAGAAACCGCGAAACATTTGCTGCCGGCCATTCGAAACGCCTGA
- a CDS encoding carbohydrate ABC transporter permease: MKRSRLIGDLKALSFTLPAMIPLTMFWLFPLAYVIYLSFMEWDFMSPEKTFVGLDNYRYLWQDPNFYQSLKVTFLFCAGSVLPIMAFGLLLAVLLGNKLKGGAVYRLLMFSPWVTPMVAVSIVWSWIYEPEVGLANSILRSFGLDGVRWLEDPAWALVGVLLVTVWKAAGWCMIFYLVAIRQVPSDLLEAAELDGAGAWGKFRHVTLPLISPTTFFLFVVQTIQALQAYDQINVLTQGGPAGTTRTLLYLYYQSAFDSFRIGEASSVAMTLIFGCVALSILSFWAGRRTVHYS; encoded by the coding sequence ATGAAGCGTTCCCGGCTGATCGGAGATCTCAAGGCGCTGTCGTTCACGCTGCCGGCGATGATCCCGCTGACGATGTTCTGGCTGTTTCCGCTGGCCTACGTCATTTATCTCAGTTTCATGGAATGGGACTTCATGAGTCCCGAAAAAACGTTCGTCGGCCTGGACAATTATCGTTATTTGTGGCAGGACCCGAATTTCTACCAGTCGCTGAAGGTCACCTTTCTGTTTTGCGCCGGCAGCGTGCTGCCCATTATGGCCTTCGGTCTTCTGCTGGCCGTCCTGCTCGGAAACAAGCTCAAGGGCGGGGCGGTGTACCGGCTGCTGATGTTCTCTCCCTGGGTGACGCCGATGGTGGCCGTCTCGATCGTCTGGTCGTGGATTTACGAGCCCGAAGTCGGACTCGCCAACAGCATCTTGCGGTCGTTCGGGCTGGATGGCGTCCGTTGGCTGGAAGACCCGGCCTGGGCGCTCGTCGGCGTCCTGCTCGTTACCGTCTGGAAAGCGGCCGGCTGGTGCATGATTTTTTATCTGGTCGCGATTCGCCAGGTGCCTTCGGACTTGCTGGAGGCAGCCGAACTGGACGGAGCGGGGGCTTGGGGCAAATTCCGGCACGTGACGCTTCCGCTCATTTCGCCGACGACGTTTTTCCTCTTCGTCGTCCAGACGATCCAGGCGCTGCAGGCTTACGATCAAATCAACGTGCTGACGCAGGGCGGACCGGCCGGCACGACCCGCACGCTGCTCTACCTTTACTACCAATCGGCTTTCGATTCGTTCCGGATCGGCGAAGCCTCGTCCGTCGCCATGACGCTCATTTTCGGCTGCGTCGCCCTGTCCATTCTTTCCTTTTGGGCTGGTCGCCGCACCGTCCATTACTCCTAA